CGACATCGATGGTGCTTTTTCTGAGAGTCTTGCTGATTTCATGAATTAATGTTGCTAAAAGACAGAACCATGAAAATTTAATATCGGCTTTTATGATAGCTAGATGACTGAATCTTTTGAACATATTCCGGTGCTGCTCAATGAAGTGCTCGCATCGCTTTCTCCAAAAGAAGGCGAGATTTTTGTCGACTGCACTTTAGGTGGGGCTGGCCACAGTGTCGAGATTGCTAAACGACTCGGGCGCTCAGGAACCTTAATTGGAATTGATCAAGATTGTGTAGCGCGAGAATATGCCACAAGTCGCTTGATGTCGCTAGATGAGGAAACGAGGCCAAAGATTTTTGTGATGCCAGCGAATTTTTCTGAACTGGACGCTGTGCTCACAAGCATTCCTGTCCCTGGAATTGATTGCATTTTGTTTGACCTCGGTGTTTCAAGCGTGCAGTTAGATGTACTTGAACGCGGCTTTTCCTATCACGAAGGTGCTCCTCTCGACATGAGGATGAACACAGAAGACGCAGGAATTAAGGCTGAAGACATTGTGAACACATGGGACGAGAAGTCTCTAGAGCGAATTTTTAGAGTCTATGGCGAGGAGAGGTTTTCTCATCAAATTGCTAGAAACATTTGCAAGAGTCGCGAAGTATCAAAGATAACAACAAGTGACGAGCTTGTTGAAATTATCAAAGAATCGATTCCTGCAGCCAAACGAAGGAGTGGCGGTCATCCTGCTAAAAGAACCTTTCAGGCGTTGCGCATCGCAGTAAACGATGAACTAAAGTGTTTGGAAACTGCTCTTGACTGCGCAATTCGTTGGTTAAACCCTGGCGGAAGAATTTGTGTTATCAGCTATCACTCGCTTGAAGACAAAAGAGTTAAAAACGCCTTTCGCGAATATGAGGACAGATGCACATGTGGTCCGGAAGTTCCAGTTTGCGTTTGCGGAAAAAAGCCGATTTTAAAAAGCAAACCTCGTGGGACAATCTTGCCATCTCAGGCTGAAATTGACAGAAATCCACGTGCAAGAAGCGCGAAGTTGCGTTGCGCGCACAAATTAAATAACTAAAAGTAAAGCGTTTAAATTGAGCAGAAACTTTCAACAGACAAACAGAAGCTACAAATCTCAGCGTTCAAGCGTTGCGTCGGCGAGGTCTAGCTGGGGAAACCCCAGAAACTCGTCTTATGTTTTTGGCTCTGCTGCTCCTTCTTTAAAAGAAGACAAACGCTCAAATGACAGATATTCCCGCAGAGCAAATGCGAGTTTTGCGGTGGCAGAACCAGCTTTAAAAGAAAGTCCTTCTCGTAACCGAGAAACTCAACAGAAAAACCGCAGTGTATTTCAAATTTTCAGCGGAGGTGCAAGAAAGCCGCAAGTGCTTGCTCGTCCAAAGACGATGCCTTTTGCATTTAAAGTTTTTGCATGCTGCACATTCTTGTTTGCGTTTATTGGAGTTGTAAATGTAACACTTTCTTCTGCTGCAATTGTGTCAACGCAAGAGGCGGAAAAGTTGAGTTCGCAAATCACTGAAGCACGCGAGCAGGGAAAGTCGTTGGAAGTTGAATATGGAACTCTCAACAATCCGACAACCCTAAAAGACAAGGCTACAAAGCTTGGAATGGCCACGCCAACTGAAGTAATTCAACTCAATATCACTGAGGACAATTGTGTTCTTAACAGCGATGGCTCAATTGCTCTTGCTTCATCTCTAAAGGCAGTCGCCAACCAATAGCGAGGTTGGCATGCAAAAATCAAATGGAATAAATTCTCCACGCTGGTTTATCGCAGTTTTAGGGCTGCTCTTAATTCTCATTTTGGGCAGGCTTTTGTTTCTCGTTGTAATTGCGGGCCCGTCTTATTCTGCACAGGCTGAAGAAACGAGAACGAACACAATTCCAATTGCTGCTAAGCGTGGAACAATTTATGATCGCAATGGAGTCGTTCTTGCGGCTAGTGTCGATTCGATTACTGTTAGCTGCAATCCTTCCAAAATTAAAAATGCAAGCGACATTGCAAAAACAATTGCCAACATTTATGGCGGCGAAGAAAAAGAATACCTCGAGAAGCTCACACTTTCGAATGCCACCTTTAATTATGTTTTTCGAATGGGCGATGTTGATAAAGGGGAAGAACTCGAAAAGTTGATAGAGGAAGACCCCGACAAATATGATGGCCTTTATTGCACCAATGAAGCAAGACGCGAATATCCTAACGGTTCAATTGGTGGGCAAATTATTGGGCGTGTTAACAATGATGGCGAAGCAATCTGTGGACTTGAGCTTGAATATGACGAAATTTTGAGCGGGGAAGATGGAAAATATGTTGTTGAGCGAAACGTGTCAGGCACCTATGCAATTCCAGGATCTGTAAAAGTTGACAAAGAAGCCAAAGATGGCCAAGACATAATGGTTTCGATTGACATTTCCATGCAGACTGAAGTCGAAAACATTGTTGCAGAAAAGGCAGCAGTGCAGGGAGATCGAGCCGAAGCAGTGCTTATGGACTCGTTTACAGGAGAGATTTATGCGATGTGTTCAACGCCATATTTTAATTCTGCTGACCCTAGTGAATCGGAAAGTGGCTCTGATTTAGTTTTGCCAATAACGCAGGCCCTAGAGCCAGGTTCAATGATGAAAACTGTGACAGCTCTTGGTGTATTGCAATCTGGGAAAATGAAGCCTGAAGATGAACTGTATTGTCCTGCATTGCTCGCGGCTGATGAATATTACATAAAAGATGCACACGATCGAGGCGACACAACAATGAGCCTCGACACAATTCTCACAGAGTCTTCAAATGTTGGAATTTCTCTCGCTTCAGACAAAATTGGAGCGCAAGGTATTTTTGAGAATCTGCAAAAGTCAAAAGTGCTTGACTTAACAGGAATTGATTTTCCTGGAGAAGCGCAAGGTTATGTGACATCACCTGACAATTGGTCAAATATTGCGAGATATAACATTACTTTCGGTCAAGGTGTGACGACAACTCCAATTGCCATGACTCGCTTTTATGCCGCAATTTGCAACAACGGCACAGCTGTCACGCCTCACTTTCTAATGGTTAAAACTCAAAATGGAGAGCGTCCAAATTGGGCCACCACTAATCTTGGCTACAGCGAAACAGCGCTCAGTGGCATTAAATCGATGTTGCACAATGTCGTGGCAAACGGCACATCAACTAAAGCTGCGATTGATGGCTATGATGTTTGTGGTAAAACTTCCACCGCTGAATATGCTGAGGATGGCAAATATAAAGAAGATTCATACAACGTTGGTTTCTGCGGCTTTTTGAACAATTCTTCATTACCGCTCACTTGTTATGTTGGAATCACCCGTTCTGAAGCCACGGTTACAACAACAGAAGTGTTCCACGATATAATGAAATCGGCCATTGAGAGATATGGCATAGCAAGCATCGGATAGTGCGAAGGAGACTAATTTGTATAGTTTTGTCGGAAGTTATCCAAGTTTTCTAGTGTTTTCGGCCCTTGTTTTGTCGGTCGCTTTCACCGTTTGTTTTATGCCTGGTTTCATTCGTTTTTTGAAGCGAGAAGACGTTGGCCAGCAAGTTCGTGAAGAGGGTCTAGAGACTCACTATAAAAAACAAGGCACTCCAACAATGGGTGGAGTGGTGATGATTGGTGCAGTCGTTCTAGCTACCATCTGTGTTGGTTATTTCGATTTAAAAATTGCTTCTCTTGTTACAGTTGCGCTTGCAGGTGCACTCATCGGGGTAGTCGATGACTACAAAAAAGTGCATTACAAAAACACGGAAGGCATGTCACCTAAGGGAAAGCTTATTTTACAATTTCTTGTAGCGGGTCTCTTTATTCTGGTTGCAGTAAATCAACTTGACATTGCTCCAACGCTTGTGTTCCCTCTAATTGGTGTTCTTGACCTAGGGGTTTTAAGCACAACATTTACTGTTGGAGCCACAACAATAACAATCCCTTGGCTCTATTTAATTTTTTGCCTGATTTTGCTCGTTGGAATGTGCAATGCTGTCAATTTGACTGACGGACTTGATGGCCTTGCAAGCGGTTGTGTGATGGTGGTAATGATTTTCTTTGCAGTTATTGCCTATCGCTTGAATTTACTAGAGCCAGCAATCTTTGCTGCCGCTGTAGGTGGTGCTTGTTGTGCTTTTTTGTGGTTCAACTCCAACCCTGCTTCGATTTTTATGGGCGACACAGGCTCCCTTTCGTTGGGAATGACTGTCGGTGCGCTGGCAATTTTAACAAAAACAGAAGTACTCTCAATCCTGATTGGCGGAATTTTTGTTGCAGAAGCAGTCTCGGTTTTAATCCAGGTTTTCTGGTTCAGAAAAACAGGCAAAAGAGTGTTCCTAATGGCTCCTCTACACCATCATTTTGAAAAAAAGGGCTGGGGAGAAAACAAAGTGGTTGTGAGATTCTGGATGATTACTGGACTTCTTGCTTCAGTTGGATTCGCTCTTTTCTTTGCAATGACAATAC
This portion of the Phoenicibacter congonensis genome encodes:
- the rsmH gene encoding 16S rRNA (cytosine(1402)-N(4))-methyltransferase RsmH, with the translated sequence MTESFEHIPVLLNEVLASLSPKEGEIFVDCTLGGAGHSVEIAKRLGRSGTLIGIDQDCVAREYATSRLMSLDEETRPKIFVMPANFSELDAVLTSIPVPGIDCILFDLGVSSVQLDVLERGFSYHEGAPLDMRMNTEDAGIKAEDIVNTWDEKSLERIFRVYGEERFSHQIARNICKSREVSKITTSDELVEIIKESIPAAKRRSGGHPAKRTFQALRIAVNDELKCLETALDCAIRWLNPGGRICVISYHSLEDKRVKNAFREYEDRCTCGPEVPVCVCGKKPILKSKPRGTILPSQAEIDRNPRARSAKLRCAHKLNN
- a CDS encoding penicillin-binding protein 2; the protein is MQKSNGINSPRWFIAVLGLLLILILGRLLFLVVIAGPSYSAQAEETRTNTIPIAAKRGTIYDRNGVVLAASVDSITVSCNPSKIKNASDIAKTIANIYGGEEKEYLEKLTLSNATFNYVFRMGDVDKGEELEKLIEEDPDKYDGLYCTNEARREYPNGSIGGQIIGRVNNDGEAICGLELEYDEILSGEDGKYVVERNVSGTYAIPGSVKVDKEAKDGQDIMVSIDISMQTEVENIVAEKAAVQGDRAEAVLMDSFTGEIYAMCSTPYFNSADPSESESGSDLVLPITQALEPGSMMKTVTALGVLQSGKMKPEDELYCPALLAADEYYIKDAHDRGDTTMSLDTILTESSNVGISLASDKIGAQGIFENLQKSKVLDLTGIDFPGEAQGYVTSPDNWSNIARYNITFGQGVTTTPIAMTRFYAAICNNGTAVTPHFLMVKTQNGERPNWATTNLGYSETALSGIKSMLHNVVANGTSTKAAIDGYDVCGKTSTAEYAEDGKYKEDSYNVGFCGFLNNSSLPLTCYVGITRSEATVTTTEVFHDIMKSAIERYGIASIG
- the mraY gene encoding phospho-N-acetylmuramoyl-pentapeptide-transferase, whose amino-acid sequence is MYSFVGSYPSFLVFSALVLSVAFTVCFMPGFIRFLKREDVGQQVREEGLETHYKKQGTPTMGGVVMIGAVVLATICVGYFDLKIASLVTVALAGALIGVVDDYKKVHYKNTEGMSPKGKLILQFLVAGLFILVAVNQLDIAPTLVFPLIGVLDLGVLSTTFTVGATTITIPWLYLIFCLILLVGMCNAVNLTDGLDGLASGCVMVVMIFFAVIAYRLNLLEPAIFAAAVGGACCAFLWFNSNPASIFMGDTGSLSLGMTVGALAILTKTEVLSILIGGIFVAEAVSVLIQVFWFRKTGKRVFLMAPLHHHFEKKGWGENKVVVRFWMITGLLASVGFALFFAMTIL